In a single window of the Deinococcus cellulosilyticus NBRC 106333 = KACC 11606 genome:
- a CDS encoding 4-(cytidine 5'-diphospho)-2-C-methyl-D-erythritol kinase, whose product MKRFAPAKVNLGLSVTGILENGYHTLHSLMVPLSVGDHLEFRPADQLSLVVEGADLPTDERNLVYRAARAYLDAAGVKSGVHITLYKKLPLASGVGGGSSDAATTLMALKTLFPSDLDLHPLAKSLGADVPFFLVGQAALAEGIGEKLSPMKLPQIHLVLVNPGTEVSARDAYLWLDQTGQFTPELPLRDILAALHNRQEVPYFNALEPAVVARHPEIGEVLQALQNHHLISPMMSGSGSTCFALAKSQQEAEEAVLKLRKQFPASWCTAAHTVS is encoded by the coding sequence CTGAAACGTTTTGCTCCCGCCAAGGTGAACCTGGGGCTTTCGGTCACCGGAATTCTGGAGAACGGGTACCACACCCTGCACAGCCTGATGGTTCCCCTCTCTGTGGGTGATCACCTGGAATTCAGGCCTGCAGACCAGCTTTCTCTGGTGGTGGAGGGGGCAGACCTGCCCACAGATGAACGCAATCTGGTGTACCGTGCAGCCCGCGCCTATCTGGATGCAGCGGGCGTCAAATCAGGGGTGCACATCACCTTATACAAGAAGCTTCCTCTGGCTTCAGGGGTGGGTGGAGGGTCCAGCGATGCAGCCACCACCCTGATGGCCCTCAAAACGCTGTTTCCTTCTGACCTTGACCTGCATCCTCTGGCAAAGTCGCTGGGGGCAGACGTGCCATTCTTTCTGGTGGGTCAGGCTGCCCTGGCAGAAGGCATCGGTGAGAAACTCTCTCCAATGAAGCTCCCGCAGATCCATCTGGTGCTGGTGAATCCTGGAACAGAGGTCAGTGCCAGGGACGCCTACCTGTGGCTGGATCAGACAGGACAGTTCACCCCGGAATTGCCTTTGCGGGACATCCTTGCTGCCCTGCACAACAGGCAGGAGGTGCCCTACTTCAATGCCCTGGAACCTGCTGTGGTCGCCAGACACCCCGAAATCGGCGAAGTGCTGCAGGCCCTGCAAAACCACCACCTGATCAGCCCGATGATGAGTGGATCAGGCAGCACCTGTTTTGCCCTGGCAAAAAGCCAGCAGGAAGCTGAAGAGGCCGTGCTCAAACTCAGGAAGCAATTTCCTGCTTCCTGGTGCACAGCGGCACACACAGTGTCCTGA
- a CDS encoding hydroxymethylglutaryl-CoA lyase → MNSPLFPEGIKYVECPRDAWQGLKHFIPTETKVRYIHALLDAGFTHLDLGSFVSPKAVPQMQDTEDVLRELPDPEGRDYLCIIANEKGMDRAAQQPKVTSVGFPLSISETFQLRNARQTLPEAWHLVERLKTQADAAQKGLVVYLSMGFGNPYGDPWNMAIVLDSIRRLRDLNIPNIALADTVGTATPDLISEVCSVMQSHGLSDTLGLHLHARPEHTHALIAAGWRHGIRWFEGAIGGFGGCPFAADELVGNLPTEQVLRFFKPDVHVGEETLRLSETVFCDPSADI, encoded by the coding sequence ATGAATAGTCCCCTCTTTCCAGAAGGCATCAAATATGTGGAATGTCCGCGCGATGCCTGGCAGGGCCTCAAACATTTCATTCCCACCGAGACCAAGGTGCGTTACATCCATGCTCTGCTTGATGCAGGATTCACCCATCTGGATCTGGGCTCCTTTGTCAGCCCAAAAGCCGTTCCCCAGATGCAGGACACTGAAGATGTCCTCCGGGAATTGCCTGATCCAGAGGGCAGGGATTACCTCTGCATCATTGCCAACGAAAAAGGCATGGACCGAGCTGCACAACAACCAAAAGTCACCAGTGTGGGTTTTCCCCTGTCCATCTCGGAGACCTTTCAGTTGCGCAATGCAAGGCAAACCCTTCCAGAAGCCTGGCACCTGGTGGAACGCCTCAAGACCCAGGCGGATGCAGCTCAAAAAGGCCTGGTCGTTTACCTGTCCATGGGGTTTGGCAATCCTTATGGAGATCCCTGGAACATGGCGATTGTTCTAGACAGCATCAGACGCCTCAGAGACCTGAACATTCCAAACATTGCGCTGGCAGATACGGTGGGAACAGCAACACCTGATCTGATTTCAGAAGTTTGCAGCGTGATGCAAAGTCACGGCCTCAGTGACACCCTGGGACTGCACCTGCATGCCCGACCAGAGCACACCCATGCCCTCATTGCTGCAGGATGGCGTCATGGCATCCGCTGGTTTGAGGGTGCCATAGGAGGTTTTGGGGGCTGTCCATTTGCTGCCGATGAACTGGTCGGCAACCTGCCCACCGAACAGGTTCTGAGGTTTTTCAAGCCAGATGTTCATGTGGGTGAAGAGACCTTAAGACTTTCTGAAACTGTTTTTTGTGACCCATCAGCAGACATTTGA
- the ispD gene encoding 2-C-methyl-D-erythritol 4-phosphate cytidylyltransferase has translation MSKLPRFAALIPAAGSGTRLGFGVPKALVELNGRTLLDRAIDNLSPLVDEVVVALPAGHSLDQGVKQIEGGATRQDTVFRLLQATEAEFVLIHDAARPFLSAKVIERIKGRVVQSGAVTAALPATDTLVHASGGFWGYLVDRSKTWAVQTPQAFRRNTILDAHLKALQEGFDATDDAGLASRYASNVELVLGDSRLFKVTTPADFELATAFAQIWDQKRSSAQ, from the coding sequence GTGAGCAAACTTCCCCGTTTTGCTGCACTGATTCCCGCTGCAGGCAGTGGGACCCGTCTGGGATTTGGCGTGCCCAAGGCCCTGGTGGAACTCAACGGTCGCACCTTGCTGGACCGCGCCATCGACAACCTCTCTCCTCTGGTGGATGAGGTGGTGGTGGCCCTTCCAGCAGGCCACTCCCTGGACCAGGGGGTCAAACAGATTGAGGGTGGAGCAACCCGTCAGGACACGGTTTTTCGGCTGCTGCAGGCCACAGAGGCGGAGTTTGTGCTGATCCATGATGCTGCACGCCCTTTCCTGAGCGCAAAAGTCATTGAACGCATCAAAGGCCGGGTGGTGCAAAGTGGTGCGGTTACGGCTGCACTCCCTGCCACGGATACCCTCGTGCATGCTTCTGGTGGGTTCTGGGGCTACCTCGTGGACCGCAGCAAGACCTGGGCTGTGCAAACCCCACAGGCTTTTCGCAGGAACACCATTCTGGACGCTCACCTGAAGGCACTGCAGGAGGGTTTTGATGCCACAGACGATGCAGGGCTTGCCAGCCGGTACGCCTCCAACGTCGAACTGGTGCTGGGAGATTCCAGGCTCTTCAAAGTGACCACCCCTGCAGATTTCGAGCTTGCCACCGCCTTCGCCCAGATCTGGGACCAGAAAAGGAGCTCTGCACAGTGA
- a CDS encoding tetratricopeptide repeat protein, translating to MDGTHMNVVKPLALLLGAAGVFSLYFALQDYRGTQTIQLSKKLFVDFEFDRAIALSDEATRISPLDAEAYLNQAYIQGTLWIYRKEDSYRKAMDQAYAKAQQLNPKNASYHYQQASIYFEGQDFTKAITHIDQAITLDPLAAAYLYEKGTYLEAQNRKAEALALYRRAYQLNDSSIILQDIQRLEGQP from the coding sequence ATGGACGGGACCCATATGAATGTTGTCAAACCCCTTGCCCTTCTGCTGGGTGCGGCGGGTGTCTTTTCCCTGTATTTTGCCCTGCAGGATTACCGAGGCACCCAGACCATCCAGCTCAGCAAAAAGCTCTTTGTGGATTTTGAATTTGACCGTGCCATTGCCCTGTCAGATGAAGCCACCCGCATCAGTCCTCTGGATGCTGAGGCTTACCTCAATCAGGCCTACATTCAGGGAACATTGTGGATCTACCGCAAAGAAGACAGCTATAGAAAAGCCATGGATCAAGCGTACGCCAAAGCCCAGCAACTGAACCCCAAAAATGCCTCTTACCATTACCAGCAGGCCAGCATCTATTTTGAGGGGCAGGATTTCACAAAGGCGATCACACACATCGATCAGGCCATCACTCTGGACCCTCTTGCTGCTGCCTACCTGTATGAAAAAGGCACTTACCTGGAAGCCCAGAATCGAAAGGCAGAGGCTCTTGCCCTTTACCGTCGGGCTTACCAGTTGAACGATAGTTCCATCATTTTGCAGGACATTCAGCGTCTGGAGGGACAGCCATGA
- a CDS encoding O-antigen ligase family protein: MNVLHGILSALALLFSLVAIFVAPLTLGGVEGWGAAVVIGVGGITLVLTALAVLTDPNPRVNFWWALPLLALLLWIWITVFQGSYRIEGFRWAALWTAILGTAFSVHYLGSRYVGLYLGSFLLSAVVVLVYAYLQTTGFELPLFKNVYSETSVQLITSTYYNPSHLSGYLLLVSAITTGLVVFRRPDFVTPIALIILVASQWINLKTDSSSIPIVIGMIPLTLVVWLGLRFPRTAPFLLVTGILALTGMGSFLFSSAGQAFYEQNKRTIGLTNTWQGFLKPRQHVWSYGIRVWQDHPIVGVGIGQFGVVSPNYRRDSSQTKTPIDQKYVNYTHNDILQIGSELGVVGVILFLLLLLASVLQKNHHRFLTGMAVVMVVGYLLTGIFDSHVTAIPSTMLAFYAFLGLAVPARQDSLTEDSGTISRNKLRTET; the protein is encoded by the coding sequence ATGAACGTACTTCACGGCATCCTGTCTGCTCTGGCCCTGCTGTTTTCACTGGTTGCAATTTTTGTGGCCCCTCTCACACTCGGAGGGGTCGAAGGCTGGGGAGCAGCCGTGGTGATCGGGGTGGGAGGGATCACGCTTGTGTTGACTGCCCTTGCTGTTCTGACAGATCCAAACCCTCGAGTCAACTTCTGGTGGGCACTCCCTCTGCTGGCGTTGTTGCTCTGGATCTGGATCACTGTTTTCCAGGGAAGTTACCGCATTGAGGGATTTCGGTGGGCCGCCCTGTGGACCGCCATTCTGGGAACCGCTTTCAGTGTGCATTACCTGGGAAGCAGGTACGTTGGCTTATACCTTGGGAGTTTTCTGCTCTCTGCGGTGGTGGTGCTGGTTTACGCTTATCTGCAAACCACTGGCTTTGAACTCCCGCTGTTTAAAAATGTCTACTCAGAAACCAGTGTTCAACTCATCACCAGCACCTACTACAATCCAAGCCACCTCAGCGGTTACCTTTTGCTGGTGTCGGCCATCACCACAGGACTGGTGGTCTTCCGCAGGCCGGATTTTGTCACTCCGATTGCCCTGATCATTCTGGTGGCATCCCAGTGGATCAATCTGAAAACGGACAGCAGCAGCATTCCCATCGTGATCGGGATGATTCCACTGACCCTTGTGGTCTGGCTGGGGCTTCGCTTTCCTCGCACGGCTCCCTTTCTGCTGGTGACAGGCATTCTGGCCCTGACTGGAATGGGAAGCTTTCTGTTCTCATCTGCAGGTCAGGCCTTCTATGAACAGAACAAGAGAACCATCGGGCTCACCAACACCTGGCAGGGCTTCCTGAAACCACGTCAGCATGTGTGGAGTTACGGCATCCGCGTGTGGCAGGACCACCCCATTGTCGGAGTGGGCATAGGACAGTTTGGTGTGGTCTCCCCCAATTACCGCAGGGACTCCAGCCAGACCAAAACACCCATCGACCAGAAGTACGTCAACTACACCCACAATGACATCTTGCAAATTGGCAGTGAGCTGGGGGTGGTGGGAGTCATTTTGTTCTTGCTGCTGTTGCTGGCTTCAGTCCTTCAAAAAAATCACCACCGCTTCCTGACCGGAATGGCAGTGGTGATGGTGGTGGGCTACCTGCTCACCGGAATTTTTGATTCTCATGTCACAGCAATTCCGAGCACCATGTTGGCCTTTTATGCCTTTCTAGGTCTGGCTGTTCCTGCACGTCAGGACAGCTTGACGGAAGACTCAGGAACAATTTCACGCAACAAACTGCGCACAGAGACATAA
- a CDS encoding GntR family transcriptional regulator: MHHSPVRAVNTGVNMKRGFQTKSPSSTPEMIANALRQAIIQGKYRGGEPLRQDEVASEFGVSKIPVREALYQLKAEGLVTFIPNRGSVVSELSIEEVDEIYLMRMALEPTILQRAIPTLTPTDFIRARGLLDVMDETDDPAGLAELNWEFHATLYGAANLNRLMESIRVLHTNSARYMAIYLGGEDRNKTSQQEHRNLLQACTERDLQRSCALLVEHLETAKHHLLGILRQA, from the coding sequence ATGCATCACTCCCCTGTCCGGGCAGTGAACACCGGGGTGAACATGAAACGCGGTTTTCAGACCAAAAGTCCTTCCAGCACCCCTGAGATGATTGCCAATGCTCTCAGGCAGGCGATCATCCAGGGCAAATACCGGGGCGGTGAACCCCTCCGACAAGACGAGGTGGCCTCCGAATTCGGGGTCAGCAAGATCCCTGTCCGGGAAGCCCTCTACCAGCTCAAAGCAGAGGGTCTGGTCACCTTCATTCCCAACCGGGGTTCGGTGGTCAGTGAGCTTTCCATTGAAGAGGTGGACGAAATCTACCTGATGCGCATGGCCCTCGAACCCACCATTCTGCAACGGGCCATCCCCACCCTGACCCCCACCGACTTCATCCGCGCCCGGGGCCTGCTGGATGTCATGGATGAGACCGATGATCCCGCAGGTCTGGCGGAACTGAACTGGGAATTTCACGCCACCCTGTATGGCGCTGCGAACCTGAACCGCCTGATGGAATCCATCCGCGTGCTGCACACCAACTCTGCCCGTTACATGGCCATCTACCTGGGTGGCGAGGACCGCAACAAAACCTCCCAGCAGGAACACCGCAACCTGCTGCAGGCCTGCACCGAACGGGACCTCCAGAGGTCCTGTGCCCTTCTGGTTGAGCACCTTGAAACCGCCAAGCACCATCTGCTGGGGATTTTGAGACAGGCGTGA
- a CDS encoding NADPH-dependent FMN reductase — MTLRILAFAGSLSSASWNRKLLDEALRFAPETFSVTSIHLKDYPLPLYDADLEKETGLPEPAIQLRALMKEHHGLLIASPEYNGGMTGVLKNTLDWMSRKHGTERGLDPFMYKPAAVISASPGPYGGARSLQATVFLLHRLGCVVLPDTLSVPNCETAFNGAGQLTGKNEKALRRVMETLARITLKLNG, encoded by the coding sequence ATGACCCTCCGAATCCTGGCCTTCGCAGGCAGCCTGAGCAGTGCGTCCTGGAACAGAAAACTGCTGGATGAAGCCCTGAGGTTTGCTCCTGAAACTTTTTCTGTCACCAGCATCCACCTGAAAGATTACCCCCTGCCCCTCTATGATGCCGATCTGGAAAAGGAAACAGGCTTGCCAGAGCCAGCCATTCAGTTGCGTGCCCTGATGAAGGAGCATCATGGGCTCCTGATTGCCTCGCCGGAGTACAACGGTGGCATGACGGGTGTGCTGAAAAACACCCTGGACTGGATGTCCCGCAAACATGGAACTGAACGGGGTCTGGACCCCTTCATGTACAAACCAGCAGCAGTGATCAGTGCCTCTCCGGGCCCTTATGGCGGAGCCAGATCCCTGCAGGCCACGGTCTTTTTATTGCACAGGCTTGGCTGTGTGGTGTTGCCAGATACCCTTTCTGTTCCCAACTGTGAAACGGCCTTCAACGGGGCAGGACAGTTGACCGGAAAGAACGAGAAAGCCCTCAGGCGGGTGATGGAAACCCTGGCCCGCATCACCCTGAAATTGAATGGCTGA
- a CDS encoding polysaccharide biosynthesis tyrosine autokinase, translating into MLEQTQNVRNDDIDIVKLFGTLRRNALLIGISVALTGGLTYFISKQQAPQYEAVSSVIAVKTDNGNSVINNTLVSAPPLPQGAVDKAIHSRTVVNNIITALEQSNLSASEKQLIIDDLNEELSRNSFSRLEVRAKLDVYLAGVYEITASAGSPQAASVLANAATQALLDWDVARGTARLKRAKSSLQQQLSAFDADIKRAQPGSIEQQTFISARANVYQNLAQIEVFEKAATGTLSLVSEAEDPSVPVSPRPVRNAALATLLALFLATGFALVSDALRKRIESDEDLTVYGVPVLGKLPKLNTKTLQRGIIESARSGMLYEAVGFLRVSLMSYTEGNKGARRLVVSSSRSGEGKSSVTAALAEGLASSGLKVLIIDLDLHRPTQHKVWSQIKPLGWHAMPGADNDTTTPARDVQTALINPKAAQALQVSQGIDMLPAGIPQRSAAHVINNAKLPELLDRWEKAYDVVLLDSPPILALADALTVSRFTQGILMVVEAHQTTSANVEATLKNIRTAGCHLVGFVLNKVTSRKDGYYYYYYSYRPEAEKVRKQS; encoded by the coding sequence ATGCTTGAACAAACCCAGAACGTACGCAATGACGACATAGACATCGTCAAACTATTTGGCACCCTGCGCCGAAATGCCCTGCTCATCGGCATCAGCGTAGCTCTCACTGGCGGATTGACTTATTTTATCAGCAAACAACAGGCCCCTCAGTATGAAGCTGTCAGCAGTGTGATCGCAGTCAAAACAGACAACGGCAACAGCGTCATCAACAACACCCTGGTTTCTGCACCGCCACTTCCCCAGGGTGCAGTGGACAAGGCCATTCACAGCCGCACAGTGGTGAACAACATCATCACGGCGCTGGAACAAAGCAATCTCAGTGCCAGTGAAAAACAGCTCATCATTGATGACCTCAATGAAGAATTGAGCCGCAACTCTTTTTCTCGTCTGGAGGTGCGTGCCAAACTGGACGTCTATCTGGCTGGTGTTTACGAAATCACAGCCAGTGCTGGCAGTCCACAGGCAGCCAGCGTTCTGGCCAATGCAGCCACGCAGGCCCTGCTGGATTGGGACGTGGCCAGAGGAACTGCACGTCTGAAGCGGGCCAAGAGCAGTCTGCAACAACAGCTGTCGGCTTTTGATGCAGACATCAAGCGTGCCCAGCCAGGCAGCATTGAACAGCAGACCTTCATCTCTGCCCGTGCCAATGTGTACCAGAACCTCGCACAGATTGAAGTGTTTGAGAAAGCTGCCACTGGAACCCTCTCCCTGGTCTCTGAAGCGGAAGATCCCTCTGTGCCCGTGTCCCCACGGCCTGTGCGCAACGCTGCCCTCGCCACCCTGCTCGCCCTGTTCCTGGCCACTGGCTTTGCCCTGGTTTCGGATGCCCTGCGCAAGCGCATCGAATCCGATGAAGACCTGACGGTTTACGGGGTCCCGGTGCTGGGCAAACTGCCCAAACTCAACACCAAGACCCTGCAACGTGGCATCATTGAAAGTGCCCGTTCAGGCATGCTCTATGAAGCTGTGGGCTTCCTGCGGGTCAGCCTGATGAGTTACACCGAGGGGAACAAGGGGGCACGCCGTCTGGTGGTTTCCAGTTCCCGCTCTGGAGAAGGGAAAAGCAGTGTCACTGCCGCTCTGGCAGAAGGGCTCGCCAGTTCCGGCCTGAAAGTGCTCATCATTGACCTTGACTTGCACCGCCCCACCCAGCATAAGGTGTGGTCCCAGATCAAACCTCTGGGCTGGCATGCCATGCCTGGTGCAGACAATGACACCACCACTCCAGCCCGTGATGTGCAAACTGCACTGATCAATCCCAAAGCAGCACAGGCCCTGCAAGTCAGCCAGGGAATCGACATGCTGCCTGCAGGCATTCCCCAGCGTTCTGCGGCCCACGTGATCAACAACGCAAAACTCCCAGAACTGCTGGACCGCTGGGAAAAAGCCTATGACGTGGTGTTGCTGGACAGCCCTCCCATTCTTGCTCTGGCCGATGCCCTCACCGTGTCCCGTTTCACACAGGGGATTTTGATGGTGGTGGAAGCCCACCAGACCACTTCCGCCAACGTGGAAGCCACCCTCAAAAACATTCGCACTGCAGGCTGCCATCTGGTGGGCTTTGTGCTCAACAAGGTCACCAGCCGCAAGGATGGGTACTACTACTACTACTACAGTTACCGTCCAGAAGCCGAAAAAGTCCGCAAACAGTCCTAA
- a CDS encoding acyl-CoA dehydrogenase family protein — MWFDITNEEKAIVLSLKDFLLTKAEPGATERDQTGEFPHDLVKALGEMGVMGACTPEAYGGSGLSTHTFALIIEELASVDGSLCLTVASHNSLCQGHILIAGTEAQKKKYIPDLASAKKLGAWGLTEAGSGSDSGGLQTRAVEQSDGSWILNGSKNFITQGSVGGTYVVIARTDPPREGKSKTDGISAFVFNRDEVSGFSVGRKEDKLGLRSSDTAQIVFEDIHLPREALLGERGQAFKDVMRVLDGGRIGIGAMALGLGRGAMEYATRYALSRSQFGKPIAHHQAIQFKLADMSTELEAARLLISKAAHLKDTGQPFTEAAAKAKLYASEAANRACDNAIQILGGYGYIREYPVERFWRDNRLTLIGEGTSEVQRMIIGRHLLAKYAD; from the coding sequence ATGTGGTTTGACATCACAAACGAAGAGAAAGCCATTGTGCTGAGCCTCAAAGATTTCCTGCTCACCAAAGCAGAACCCGGTGCCACAGAACGGGACCAGACCGGTGAATTCCCCCATGACCTCGTGAAAGCCCTCGGAGAGATGGGCGTGATGGGGGCGTGCACTCCAGAAGCATATGGCGGTTCAGGCTTAAGCACCCACACTTTTGCCCTGATCATTGAAGAACTCGCCAGTGTGGATGGCAGCCTGTGCCTGACGGTGGCCAGCCACAACAGCCTTTGCCAGGGCCACATCCTGATCGCTGGCACGGAAGCGCAGAAAAAGAAATACATCCCAGACCTCGCCAGTGCGAAAAAACTGGGTGCCTGGGGCCTGACCGAAGCAGGAAGTGGCTCAGACTCCGGTGGCCTGCAGACCCGCGCCGTGGAACAGAGCGATGGCAGCTGGATTCTGAATGGCTCCAAGAACTTCATCACCCAGGGCTCCGTGGGGGGCACCTATGTGGTCATTGCCCGCACTGATCCCCCCAGAGAAGGCAAAAGCAAAACCGATGGGATCAGTGCCTTCGTCTTCAACCGGGATGAGGTGTCGGGATTCAGTGTGGGCCGCAAGGAAGACAAACTGGGACTCCGGTCCAGCGACACTGCTCAGATCGTTTTTGAGGACATCCACCTGCCCAGAGAAGCCCTGCTTGGAGAGAGGGGACAGGCCTTCAAAGATGTGATGCGTGTGCTGGACGGCGGACGCATTGGGATTGGTGCAATGGCCCTCGGGCTTGGACGCGGAGCGATGGAATACGCCACCCGCTATGCCCTTTCCCGCAGCCAGTTTGGCAAACCCATCGCCCACCACCAGGCGATCCAGTTCAAGCTCGCAGACATGAGCACCGAACTCGAAGCTGCCAGACTGCTGATCTCCAAAGCGGCCCATCTGAAAGACACTGGACAGCCCTTCACAGAAGCAGCAGCCAAAGCCAAGCTCTACGCATCAGAAGCTGCCAACCGTGCCTGTGACAATGCCATCCAGATCCTCGGAGGGTACGGTTACATCCGCGAGTACCCTGTGGAACGCTTCTGGCGCGACAACCGCCTGACTTTGATCGGGGAAGGCACCAGCGAAGTGCAGCGCATGATCATTGGCAGACACCTGCTGGCAAAATACGCAGACTGA
- a CDS encoding enoyl-CoA hydratase/isomerase family protein encodes MLHIQHDGPIARLTLASPENRNALSPQMVQDLQDAFESLQSHESTRVIVLCAEGKVFCSGADLKNLHHLLSSSSEDNLRDSRKLAHLFETIYMCPKPVIAAVEGKAIAGGAGLASACDLVVASSEASFAYTEVKLGFVAAIVMIFLLRAVGEKHARELLLTGEAISAAEAYRMGLINRLTEPGQALARANALAEQIARNSPVALSSSKSLLATLPSMGLQEALSHAAQMNAWARTTTDLREGITSFLEKRAPRWQESRDE; translated from the coding sequence ATGTTACACATCCAGCACGATGGACCCATCGCCCGCCTGACCCTGGCCTCTCCCGAGAACCGCAACGCGCTCAGCCCACAAATGGTTCAGGACCTGCAAGACGCTTTCGAATCCCTGCAAAGCCACGAATCCACCCGGGTGATTGTGCTCTGTGCAGAGGGAAAAGTCTTCTGCAGTGGGGCTGACCTCAAAAACCTGCATCACCTGCTCTCATCGAGCAGCGAGGACAATCTGCGGGACTCCCGTAAACTGGCCCACCTGTTCGAGACCATATACATGTGTCCAAAACCTGTGATTGCAGCCGTGGAGGGGAAAGCCATTGCTGGAGGGGCAGGGCTGGCCAGTGCCTGTGATCTGGTGGTCGCTTCCAGTGAAGCCAGTTTTGCTTACACCGAGGTCAAACTCGGCTTTGTTGCTGCCATCGTGATGATTTTCTTGCTGCGTGCAGTGGGTGAAAAACATGCCCGTGAGCTGCTGCTGACCGGAGAGGCCATTTCTGCGGCAGAAGCCTACCGCATGGGCCTGATCAACCGACTCACCGAGCCGGGACAGGCGCTTGCCCGTGCAAACGCCCTTGCTGAACAGATCGCCAGAAACTCCCCAGTGGCCCTGAGCAGCAGCAAATCCCTGCTCGCCACCCTCCCTTCGATGGGATTGCAAGAAGCCCTCAGCCATGCTGCCCAGATGAATGCCTGGGCACGCACCACCACAGACCTCCGCGAGGGCATCACCAGTTTTCTGGAGAAGCGCGCTCCAAGGTGGCAGGAGTCCCGCGATGAATAG